In one window of Cuculus canorus isolate bCucCan1 chromosome 37, bCucCan1.pri, whole genome shotgun sequence DNA:
- the ACTN4 gene encoding alpha-actinin-4 isoform X4: MVDYHSAGGQPCPCGPGPNGDYMAQEDDWDRDLLLDPAWEKQQRKTFTAWCNSHLRKAGTQIENIDEDFRDGLKLMLLLEVISGERLPKPERGKMRVHKINNVNKALDFIASKGVKLVSIGAEEIVDGNAKMTLGMIWTIILRFAIQDISVEETSAKEGLLLWCQRKTAPYKNVNVQNFHISWKDGLAFNALIHRHRPELIEYDKLRKDDPVTNLNNAFEVAEKYLDIPKMLDAEDIVGTLRPDEKAIMTYVSCFYHAFSGAQKAETAANRICKVLAVNQENELLMEDYEKLASDLLEWIKRTIPWLEDRSPQKTIQEMQQKLEDFRDYRRVHKPPKVQEKCQLEINFNTLQTKLRLSNRPAFMPSEGKMVSDINTGWQHLEQAEKGYEEWLLTEIRRLERLDHLAEKFRQKASIHEAWTEGKEAMLTQKDYGSATLSDVKALLRKHEAFESDLAAHQDRVEQIAAIAQELNELDYYDSPSVNARCQKICDQWDVLGSLTHSRRQALEKTEKQLETIDELHLEYAKRAAPFNNWMESAMEDLQDMFIVHTIEEIQGLITAHDQFKSTLPDADKEREAILGIQREAQRIADVHGIQLSGNNPYTSVTPQIINSKWERVQQLVPKRDRALLDEQSRQQSNEHLRRQFAGQANIVGPWIQTKMEEIGRISIEMNGTLEDQLSHLKEYERSIVEYKPNLDLLEQQHQLIQEALIFDNKHTNFTMEHIRVGWEQLLTTIARTINEVENQILTRDAKGISQEQMQEFRASFNHFDKDHGGALGPEEFKACLISLGYDVENDRQGDAEFNRIMSLVDPNNSGIVTFQAFIDFMSRETTDTDTADQVIASFKVLAGDKNYITAEELRRELPPEQAEYCIARMAPYQGPDAIPGALDYKSFSTALYGESDL; this comes from the exons ATGGTGGATTACCACAGCGCCGGCGGGCAGCCCTGCCCCTGCGGGCCCGGCCCCAACGGGGACTACATGGCCCAGGAGGACGACTGGGACCGCGACCTCCTGCTCGACCCCgcctgggagaagcagcagcgCAAG acGTTCACGGCTTGGTGCAATTCCCACCTCCGGAAAGCCGGCACGCAGATCGAGAACATCGACGAGGATTTCcgggatggcctcaagctgaTGCTGCTCCTGGAGGTCATTTCAG GGGAGCGGTTGCCGAAGCCGGAGCGAGGGAAAATGCGAGTCCATAAAATCAACAACGTGAACAAAGCCTTGGATTTCATCGCCAGCAAAGGCGTCAAATTGGTTTCCATCGGAGCCGAAG AGATCGTGGACGGGAACGCGAAGATGACGCTGGGGATGATCTGGACCATCATCCTGCGCTTCGCCATCCAGGATATCTCGGTGGAAG AGACGTCGGCGAAGGAGGGGCTCCTGCTCTGGTGCCAACGGAAAACCGCACCCTACAAGAACGTCAACGTCCAGAACTTCCACATCAG CTGGAAGGACGGCCTCGCCTTCAACGCCCTGATCCACCGGCATCGGCCGGAGCTGATCGAGTACGACAAACTCCGGAAG gaCGATCCCGTCACGAACCTCAACAACGCCTTCGAGGTGGCCGAGAAATACCTGGACATTCCCAAGATGTTGGATGCCGAGG ACATCGTAGGGACGCTCCGGCCGGATGAGAAGGCCATCATGACCTACGTGTCCTGCTTCTACCATGCTTTTTCCGGGGCTCAGAAG GCGGAGACGGCGGCGAACCGGATCTGCAAAGTCTTGGCCGTCAACCAGGAGAATGAACTCCTCATGGAAGACTACGAGAAACTCGCTTCCGAC CTCCTGGAGTGGATCAAGCGGACGATTCCATGGCTGGAAGACCGGAGCCCCCAGAAGACGATCCAAGAGATGCAGCAGAAGTTGGAGGATTTCCGGGATTACCGGCGTGTCCATAAACCTCCCAAAGTCCAGGAAAAATGCCAGTTGGAAATCAACTTCAACACGCTCCAAACCAAACTCCGGCTCAGCAACCGCCCGGCATTCATGCCTTCCGAAGGGAAAATGGTCTCG GACATCAATACAGGTTGGCAGCACTTGGAGCAGGCGGAAAAGGGCTACGAGGAATGGCTGCTGACGGAGATCAGGCGCCTGGAGCGCCTCGACCACCTCGCCGAGAAATTCCGGCAGAAAGCGTCCATCCACGAGGCCTGGACGGAAG GGAAGGAGGCGATGCTGACGCAGAAAGACTACGGATCCGCCACTCTTTCCGACGTCAAAGCTCTCCTCCGGAAGCACGAGGCCTTCGAGAGCGACCTGGCGGCGCACCAGGACCGCGTGGAGCAAATCGCCGCCATCGCTCAGGAGCTCAA CGAGTTGGATTATTACGACTCTCCAAGCGTCAACGCCCGATGCCAGAAGATCTGCGACCAGTGGGACGTTCTGGGCTCGTTGACCCACAGCCGACGCCAAGCGCTGGAG AAAACggagaagcagctggagacGATCGATGAGCTCCACTTGGAATACGCCAAGCGGGCGGCGCCGTTCAACAACTGGATGGAAAGCGCAATGGAGGACCTGCAGGACATGTTCATCGTCCACACCATCGAGGAGATCCAG GGCCTCATCACGGCTCACGACCAGTTCAAATCGACCCTTCCGGATGCCGACAAGGAGCGCGAGGCCATCCTGGGGATCCAGCGGGAGGCGCAGCGCATCGCTGACGTCCATGGCATCCAACTCTCCGGGAACAACCCCTACACCTCCGTCACCCCCCAGATCATCAATTCCAAGTGGGAACGG GTCCAGCAGTTGGTGCCGAAGCGGGACCGCGCGCTGCTGGATGAGCAGAGCCGGCAGCAATCAAACGAGCATCTCCGGCGGCAGTTTGCCGGACAAGCCAACATCGTGGGGCCCTGGATCCAGACCAAGATGGAG GAGATCGGGCGCATCTCCATCGAGATGAACGGAACGCTGGAGGATCAGCTCAGCCACCTCAAGGAATACGAGCGGAGCATCGTGGAATACAAACCCAACCTGGatctcctggagcagcagcatcagcTCATCCAGGAGGCCCTCATCTTCGACAACAAACACACCAACTTCACCATGGAG CACATCCgggtgggatgggagcagcTTCTCACCACCATCGCCCGAACCATCAACGAGGTGGAAAACCAGATCCTGACGCGCGACGCCAAAGGAATCAGTCAGGAGCAGATGCAGGAATTCCGCGCTTCCTTCAACCACTTCGATAAG GACCACGGCGGAGCGCTGGGCCCGGAGGAATTCAAAGCCTGTCTCATCAGTTTGGGATACGATGTGGAAAATGACCGGCAG GGCGACGCGGAATTCAACCGGATCATGAGCCTGGTGGATCCCAACAACAGCGGGATCGTCACCTTCCAGGCCTTCATCGACTTCATGTCCCGGGAAACCACCGACACGGATACAGCCGACCAGGTCATCGCCTCCTTCAAAGTCTTGGCCGGAGACAAG AACTACATCACGGCGGAGGAGCTGCGTCGGGAGCTGCCGCCGGAACAGGCGGAATACTGCATCGCTCGGATGGCTCCGTACCAGGGCCCGGACGCCATTCCGGGTGCTTTGGATTACAAATCCTTCTCCACGGCGCTCTACGGCGAGAGCGACCTCTGA
- the ACTN4 gene encoding alpha-actinin-4 isoform X2, producing the protein MVDYHSAGGQPCPCGPGPNGDYMAQEDDWDRDLLLDPAWEKQQRKTFTAWCNSHLRKAGTQIENIDEDFRDGLKLMLLLEVISGERLPKPERGKMRVHKINNVNKALDFIASKGVKLVSIGAEEIVDGNAKMTLGMIWTIILRFAIQDISVEETSAKEGLLLWCQRKTAPYKNVNVQNFHISWKDGLAFNALIHRHRPELIEYDKLRKDDPVTNLNNAFEVAEKYLDIPKMLDAEDIVGTLRPDEKAIMTYVSCFYHAFSGAQKAETAANRICKVLAVNQENELLMEDYEKLASDLLEWIKRTIPWLEDRSPQKTIQEMQQKLEDFRDYRRVHKPPKVQEKCQLEINFNTLQTKLRLSNRPAFMPSEGKMVSDINTGWQHLEQAEKGYEEWLLTEIRRLERLDHLAEKFRQKASIHEAWTEGKEAMLTQKDYGSATLSDVKALLRKHEAFESDLAAHQDRVEQIAAIAQELNELDYYDSPSVNARCQKICDQWDVLGSLTHSRRQALEKTEKQLETIDELHLEYAKRAAPFNNWMESAMEDLQDMFIVHTIEEIQGLITAHDQFKSTLPDADKEREAILGIQREAQRIADVHGIQLSGNNPYTSVTPQIINSKWERVQQLVPKRDRALLDEQSRQQSNEHLRRQFAGQANIVGPWIQTKMEEIGRISIEMNGTLEDQLSHLKEYERSIVEYKPNLDLLEQQHQLIQEALIFDNKHTNFTMEHIRVGWEQLLTTIARTINEVENQILTRDAKGISQEQMQEFRASFNHFDKDHGGALGPEEFKACLISLGYDVENDRQKRTGGVDTDDFRALLVSAGCSLGDAEFNRIMSLVDPNNSGIVTFQAFIDFMSRETTDTDTADQVIASFKVLAGDKNYITAEELRRELPPEQAEYCIARMAPYQGPDAIPGALDYKSFSTALYGESDL; encoded by the exons ATGGTGGATTACCACAGCGCCGGCGGGCAGCCCTGCCCCTGCGGGCCCGGCCCCAACGGGGACTACATGGCCCAGGAGGACGACTGGGACCGCGACCTCCTGCTCGACCCCgcctgggagaagcagcagcgCAAG acGTTCACGGCTTGGTGCAATTCCCACCTCCGGAAAGCCGGCACGCAGATCGAGAACATCGACGAGGATTTCcgggatggcctcaagctgaTGCTGCTCCTGGAGGTCATTTCAG GGGAGCGGTTGCCGAAGCCGGAGCGAGGGAAAATGCGAGTCCATAAAATCAACAACGTGAACAAAGCCTTGGATTTCATCGCCAGCAAAGGCGTCAAATTGGTTTCCATCGGAGCCGAAG AGATCGTGGACGGGAACGCGAAGATGACGCTGGGGATGATCTGGACCATCATCCTGCGCTTCGCCATCCAGGATATCTCGGTGGAAG AGACGTCGGCGAAGGAGGGGCTCCTGCTCTGGTGCCAACGGAAAACCGCACCCTACAAGAACGTCAACGTCCAGAACTTCCACATCAG CTGGAAGGACGGCCTCGCCTTCAACGCCCTGATCCACCGGCATCGGCCGGAGCTGATCGAGTACGACAAACTCCGGAAG gaCGATCCCGTCACGAACCTCAACAACGCCTTCGAGGTGGCCGAGAAATACCTGGACATTCCCAAGATGTTGGATGCCGAGG ACATCGTAGGGACGCTCCGGCCGGATGAGAAGGCCATCATGACCTACGTGTCCTGCTTCTACCATGCTTTTTCCGGGGCTCAGAAG GCGGAGACGGCGGCGAACCGGATCTGCAAAGTCTTGGCCGTCAACCAGGAGAATGAACTCCTCATGGAAGACTACGAGAAACTCGCTTCCGAC CTCCTGGAGTGGATCAAGCGGACGATTCCATGGCTGGAAGACCGGAGCCCCCAGAAGACGATCCAAGAGATGCAGCAGAAGTTGGAGGATTTCCGGGATTACCGGCGTGTCCATAAACCTCCCAAAGTCCAGGAAAAATGCCAGTTGGAAATCAACTTCAACACGCTCCAAACCAAACTCCGGCTCAGCAACCGCCCGGCATTCATGCCTTCCGAAGGGAAAATGGTCTCG GACATCAATACAGGTTGGCAGCACTTGGAGCAGGCGGAAAAGGGCTACGAGGAATGGCTGCTGACGGAGATCAGGCGCCTGGAGCGCCTCGACCACCTCGCCGAGAAATTCCGGCAGAAAGCGTCCATCCACGAGGCCTGGACGGAAG GGAAGGAGGCGATGCTGACGCAGAAAGACTACGGATCCGCCACTCTTTCCGACGTCAAAGCTCTCCTCCGGAAGCACGAGGCCTTCGAGAGCGACCTGGCGGCGCACCAGGACCGCGTGGAGCAAATCGCCGCCATCGCTCAGGAGCTCAA CGAGTTGGATTATTACGACTCTCCAAGCGTCAACGCCCGATGCCAGAAGATCTGCGACCAGTGGGACGTTCTGGGCTCGTTGACCCACAGCCGACGCCAAGCGCTGGAG AAAACggagaagcagctggagacGATCGATGAGCTCCACTTGGAATACGCCAAGCGGGCGGCGCCGTTCAACAACTGGATGGAAAGCGCAATGGAGGACCTGCAGGACATGTTCATCGTCCACACCATCGAGGAGATCCAG GGCCTCATCACGGCTCACGACCAGTTCAAATCGACCCTTCCGGATGCCGACAAGGAGCGCGAGGCCATCCTGGGGATCCAGCGGGAGGCGCAGCGCATCGCTGACGTCCATGGCATCCAACTCTCCGGGAACAACCCCTACACCTCCGTCACCCCCCAGATCATCAATTCCAAGTGGGAACGG GTCCAGCAGTTGGTGCCGAAGCGGGACCGCGCGCTGCTGGATGAGCAGAGCCGGCAGCAATCAAACGAGCATCTCCGGCGGCAGTTTGCCGGACAAGCCAACATCGTGGGGCCCTGGATCCAGACCAAGATGGAG GAGATCGGGCGCATCTCCATCGAGATGAACGGAACGCTGGAGGATCAGCTCAGCCACCTCAAGGAATACGAGCGGAGCATCGTGGAATACAAACCCAACCTGGatctcctggagcagcagcatcagcTCATCCAGGAGGCCCTCATCTTCGACAACAAACACACCAACTTCACCATGGAG CACATCCgggtgggatgggagcagcTTCTCACCACCATCGCCCGAACCATCAACGAGGTGGAAAACCAGATCCTGACGCGCGACGCCAAAGGAATCAGTCAGGAGCAGATGCAGGAATTCCGCGCTTCCTTCAACCACTTCGATAAG GACCACGGCGGAGCGCTGGGCCCGGAGGAATTCAAAGCCTGTCTCATCAGTTTGGGATACGATGTGGAAAATGACCGGCAG AAGCGCACGGGAGGTGTGGACACGGATGACTTCCGAGCTCTCCTTGTCTCCGCCGGATGCAGCCTG GGCGACGCGGAATTCAACCGGATCATGAGCCTGGTGGATCCCAACAACAGCGGGATCGTCACCTTCCAGGCCTTCATCGACTTCATGTCCCGGGAAACCACCGACACGGATACAGCCGACCAGGTCATCGCCTCCTTCAAAGTCTTGGCCGGAGACAAG AACTACATCACGGCGGAGGAGCTGCGTCGGGAGCTGCCGCCGGAACAGGCGGAATACTGCATCGCTCGGATGGCTCCGTACCAGGGCCCGGACGCCATTCCGGGTGCTTTGGATTACAAATCCTTCTCCACGGCGCTCTACGGCGAGAGCGACCTCTGA
- the ACTN4 gene encoding alpha-actinin-4 isoform X3: MVDYHSAGGQPCPCGPGPNGDYMAQEDDWDRDLLLDPAWEKQQRKTFTAWCNSHLRKAGTQIENIDEDFRDGLKLMLLLEVISGERLPKPERGKMRVHKINNVNKALDFIASKGVKLVSIGAEEIVDGNAKMTLGMIWTIILRFAIQDISVEETSAKEGLLLWCQRKTAPYKNVNVQNFHISWKDGLAFNALIHRHRPELIEYDKLRKDDPVTNLNNAFEVAEKYLDIPKMLDAEDIVNTARPDEKAIMTYVSSFYHAFSGAQKAETAANRICKVLAVNQENELLMEDYEKLASDLLEWIKRTIPWLEDRSPQKTIQEMQQKLEDFRDYRRVHKPPKVQEKCQLEINFNTLQTKLRLSNRPAFMPSEGKMVSDINTGWQHLEQAEKGYEEWLLTEIRRLERLDHLAEKFRQKASIHEAWTEGKEAMLTQKDYGSATLSDVKALLRKHEAFESDLAAHQDRVEQIAAIAQELNELDYYDSPSVNARCQKICDQWDVLGSLTHSRRQALEKTEKQLETIDELHLEYAKRAAPFNNWMESAMEDLQDMFIVHTIEEIQGLITAHDQFKSTLPDADKEREAILGIQREAQRIADVHGIQLSGNNPYTSVTPQIINSKWERVQQLVPKRDRALLDEQSRQQSNEHLRRQFAGQANIVGPWIQTKMEEIGRISIEMNGTLEDQLSHLKEYERSIVEYKPNLDLLEQQHQLIQEALIFDNKHTNFTMEHIRVGWEQLLTTIARTINEVENQILTRDAKGISQEQMQEFRASFNHFDKDHGGALGPEEFKACLISLGYDVENDRQGDAEFNRIMSLVDPNNSGIVTFQAFIDFMSRETTDTDTADQVIASFKVLAGDKNYITAEELRRELPPEQAEYCIARMAPYQGPDAIPGALDYKSFSTALYGESDL; this comes from the exons ATGGTGGATTACCACAGCGCCGGCGGGCAGCCCTGCCCCTGCGGGCCCGGCCCCAACGGGGACTACATGGCCCAGGAGGACGACTGGGACCGCGACCTCCTGCTCGACCCCgcctgggagaagcagcagcgCAAG acGTTCACGGCTTGGTGCAATTCCCACCTCCGGAAAGCCGGCACGCAGATCGAGAACATCGACGAGGATTTCcgggatggcctcaagctgaTGCTGCTCCTGGAGGTCATTTCAG GGGAGCGGTTGCCGAAGCCGGAGCGAGGGAAAATGCGAGTCCATAAAATCAACAACGTGAACAAAGCCTTGGATTTCATCGCCAGCAAAGGCGTCAAATTGGTTTCCATCGGAGCCGAAG AGATCGTGGACGGGAACGCGAAGATGACGCTGGGGATGATCTGGACCATCATCCTGCGCTTCGCCATCCAGGATATCTCGGTGGAAG AGACGTCGGCGAAGGAGGGGCTCCTGCTCTGGTGCCAACGGAAAACCGCACCCTACAAGAACGTCAACGTCCAGAACTTCCACATCAG CTGGAAGGACGGCCTCGCCTTCAACGCCCTGATCCACCGGCATCGGCCGGAGCTGATCGAGTACGACAAACTCCGGAAG gaCGATCCCGTCACGAACCTCAACAACGCCTTCGAGGTGGCCGAGAAATACCTGGACATTCCCAAGATGTTGGATGCCGAGG ACATCGTCAACACAGCTCGTCCCGATGAAAAAGCCATCATGACCTACGTCTCCAGCTTCTACCATGCCTTTTCCGGGGCTCAGAAG GCGGAGACGGCGGCGAACCGGATCTGCAAAGTCTTGGCCGTCAACCAGGAGAATGAACTCCTCATGGAAGACTACGAGAAACTCGCTTCCGAC CTCCTGGAGTGGATCAAGCGGACGATTCCATGGCTGGAAGACCGGAGCCCCCAGAAGACGATCCAAGAGATGCAGCAGAAGTTGGAGGATTTCCGGGATTACCGGCGTGTCCATAAACCTCCCAAAGTCCAGGAAAAATGCCAGTTGGAAATCAACTTCAACACGCTCCAAACCAAACTCCGGCTCAGCAACCGCCCGGCATTCATGCCTTCCGAAGGGAAAATGGTCTCG GACATCAATACAGGTTGGCAGCACTTGGAGCAGGCGGAAAAGGGCTACGAGGAATGGCTGCTGACGGAGATCAGGCGCCTGGAGCGCCTCGACCACCTCGCCGAGAAATTCCGGCAGAAAGCGTCCATCCACGAGGCCTGGACGGAAG GGAAGGAGGCGATGCTGACGCAGAAAGACTACGGATCCGCCACTCTTTCCGACGTCAAAGCTCTCCTCCGGAAGCACGAGGCCTTCGAGAGCGACCTGGCGGCGCACCAGGACCGCGTGGAGCAAATCGCCGCCATCGCTCAGGAGCTCAA CGAGTTGGATTATTACGACTCTCCAAGCGTCAACGCCCGATGCCAGAAGATCTGCGACCAGTGGGACGTTCTGGGCTCGTTGACCCACAGCCGACGCCAAGCGCTGGAG AAAACggagaagcagctggagacGATCGATGAGCTCCACTTGGAATACGCCAAGCGGGCGGCGCCGTTCAACAACTGGATGGAAAGCGCAATGGAGGACCTGCAGGACATGTTCATCGTCCACACCATCGAGGAGATCCAG GGCCTCATCACGGCTCACGACCAGTTCAAATCGACCCTTCCGGATGCCGACAAGGAGCGCGAGGCCATCCTGGGGATCCAGCGGGAGGCGCAGCGCATCGCTGACGTCCATGGCATCCAACTCTCCGGGAACAACCCCTACACCTCCGTCACCCCCCAGATCATCAATTCCAAGTGGGAACGG GTCCAGCAGTTGGTGCCGAAGCGGGACCGCGCGCTGCTGGATGAGCAGAGCCGGCAGCAATCAAACGAGCATCTCCGGCGGCAGTTTGCCGGACAAGCCAACATCGTGGGGCCCTGGATCCAGACCAAGATGGAG GAGATCGGGCGCATCTCCATCGAGATGAACGGAACGCTGGAGGATCAGCTCAGCCACCTCAAGGAATACGAGCGGAGCATCGTGGAATACAAACCCAACCTGGatctcctggagcagcagcatcagcTCATCCAGGAGGCCCTCATCTTCGACAACAAACACACCAACTTCACCATGGAG CACATCCgggtgggatgggagcagcTTCTCACCACCATCGCCCGAACCATCAACGAGGTGGAAAACCAGATCCTGACGCGCGACGCCAAAGGAATCAGTCAGGAGCAGATGCAGGAATTCCGCGCTTCCTTCAACCACTTCGATAAG GACCACGGCGGAGCGCTGGGCCCGGAGGAATTCAAAGCCTGTCTCATCAGTTTGGGATACGATGTGGAAAATGACCGGCAG GGCGACGCGGAATTCAACCGGATCATGAGCCTGGTGGATCCCAACAACAGCGGGATCGTCACCTTCCAGGCCTTCATCGACTTCATGTCCCGGGAAACCACCGACACGGATACAGCCGACCAGGTCATCGCCTCCTTCAAAGTCTTGGCCGGAGACAAG AACTACATCACGGCGGAGGAGCTGCGTCGGGAGCTGCCGCCGGAACAGGCGGAATACTGCATCGCTCGGATGGCTCCGTACCAGGGCCCGGACGCCATTCCGGGTGCTTTGGATTACAAATCCTTCTCCACGGCGCTCTACGGCGAGAGCGACCTCTGA
- the ACTN4 gene encoding alpha-actinin-4 isoform X1, whose translation MVDYHSAGGQPCPCGPGPNGDYMAQEDDWDRDLLLDPAWEKQQRKTFTAWCNSHLRKAGTQIENIDEDFRDGLKLMLLLEVISGERLPKPERGKMRVHKINNVNKALDFIASKGVKLVSIGAEEIVDGNAKMTLGMIWTIILRFAIQDISVEETSAKEGLLLWCQRKTAPYKNVNVQNFHISWKDGLAFNALIHRHRPELIEYDKLRKDDPVTNLNNAFEVAEKYLDIPKMLDAEDIVNTARPDEKAIMTYVSSFYHAFSGAQKAETAANRICKVLAVNQENELLMEDYEKLASDLLEWIKRTIPWLEDRSPQKTIQEMQQKLEDFRDYRRVHKPPKVQEKCQLEINFNTLQTKLRLSNRPAFMPSEGKMVSDINTGWQHLEQAEKGYEEWLLTEIRRLERLDHLAEKFRQKASIHEAWTEGKEAMLTQKDYGSATLSDVKALLRKHEAFESDLAAHQDRVEQIAAIAQELNELDYYDSPSVNARCQKICDQWDVLGSLTHSRRQALEKTEKQLETIDELHLEYAKRAAPFNNWMESAMEDLQDMFIVHTIEEIQGLITAHDQFKSTLPDADKEREAILGIQREAQRIADVHGIQLSGNNPYTSVTPQIINSKWERVQQLVPKRDRALLDEQSRQQSNEHLRRQFAGQANIVGPWIQTKMEEIGRISIEMNGTLEDQLSHLKEYERSIVEYKPNLDLLEQQHQLIQEALIFDNKHTNFTMEHIRVGWEQLLTTIARTINEVENQILTRDAKGISQEQMQEFRASFNHFDKDHGGALGPEEFKACLISLGYDVENDRQKRTGGVDTDDFRALLVSAGCSLGDAEFNRIMSLVDPNNSGIVTFQAFIDFMSRETTDTDTADQVIASFKVLAGDKNYITAEELRRELPPEQAEYCIARMAPYQGPDAIPGALDYKSFSTALYGESDL comes from the exons ATGGTGGATTACCACAGCGCCGGCGGGCAGCCCTGCCCCTGCGGGCCCGGCCCCAACGGGGACTACATGGCCCAGGAGGACGACTGGGACCGCGACCTCCTGCTCGACCCCgcctgggagaagcagcagcgCAAG acGTTCACGGCTTGGTGCAATTCCCACCTCCGGAAAGCCGGCACGCAGATCGAGAACATCGACGAGGATTTCcgggatggcctcaagctgaTGCTGCTCCTGGAGGTCATTTCAG GGGAGCGGTTGCCGAAGCCGGAGCGAGGGAAAATGCGAGTCCATAAAATCAACAACGTGAACAAAGCCTTGGATTTCATCGCCAGCAAAGGCGTCAAATTGGTTTCCATCGGAGCCGAAG AGATCGTGGACGGGAACGCGAAGATGACGCTGGGGATGATCTGGACCATCATCCTGCGCTTCGCCATCCAGGATATCTCGGTGGAAG AGACGTCGGCGAAGGAGGGGCTCCTGCTCTGGTGCCAACGGAAAACCGCACCCTACAAGAACGTCAACGTCCAGAACTTCCACATCAG CTGGAAGGACGGCCTCGCCTTCAACGCCCTGATCCACCGGCATCGGCCGGAGCTGATCGAGTACGACAAACTCCGGAAG gaCGATCCCGTCACGAACCTCAACAACGCCTTCGAGGTGGCCGAGAAATACCTGGACATTCCCAAGATGTTGGATGCCGAGG ACATCGTCAACACAGCTCGTCCCGATGAAAAAGCCATCATGACCTACGTCTCCAGCTTCTACCATGCCTTTTCCGGGGCTCAGAAG GCGGAGACGGCGGCGAACCGGATCTGCAAAGTCTTGGCCGTCAACCAGGAGAATGAACTCCTCATGGAAGACTACGAGAAACTCGCTTCCGAC CTCCTGGAGTGGATCAAGCGGACGATTCCATGGCTGGAAGACCGGAGCCCCCAGAAGACGATCCAAGAGATGCAGCAGAAGTTGGAGGATTTCCGGGATTACCGGCGTGTCCATAAACCTCCCAAAGTCCAGGAAAAATGCCAGTTGGAAATCAACTTCAACACGCTCCAAACCAAACTCCGGCTCAGCAACCGCCCGGCATTCATGCCTTCCGAAGGGAAAATGGTCTCG GACATCAATACAGGTTGGCAGCACTTGGAGCAGGCGGAAAAGGGCTACGAGGAATGGCTGCTGACGGAGATCAGGCGCCTGGAGCGCCTCGACCACCTCGCCGAGAAATTCCGGCAGAAAGCGTCCATCCACGAGGCCTGGACGGAAG GGAAGGAGGCGATGCTGACGCAGAAAGACTACGGATCCGCCACTCTTTCCGACGTCAAAGCTCTCCTCCGGAAGCACGAGGCCTTCGAGAGCGACCTGGCGGCGCACCAGGACCGCGTGGAGCAAATCGCCGCCATCGCTCAGGAGCTCAA CGAGTTGGATTATTACGACTCTCCAAGCGTCAACGCCCGATGCCAGAAGATCTGCGACCAGTGGGACGTTCTGGGCTCGTTGACCCACAGCCGACGCCAAGCGCTGGAG AAAACggagaagcagctggagacGATCGATGAGCTCCACTTGGAATACGCCAAGCGGGCGGCGCCGTTCAACAACTGGATGGAAAGCGCAATGGAGGACCTGCAGGACATGTTCATCGTCCACACCATCGAGGAGATCCAG GGCCTCATCACGGCTCACGACCAGTTCAAATCGACCCTTCCGGATGCCGACAAGGAGCGCGAGGCCATCCTGGGGATCCAGCGGGAGGCGCAGCGCATCGCTGACGTCCATGGCATCCAACTCTCCGGGAACAACCCCTACACCTCCGTCACCCCCCAGATCATCAATTCCAAGTGGGAACGG GTCCAGCAGTTGGTGCCGAAGCGGGACCGCGCGCTGCTGGATGAGCAGAGCCGGCAGCAATCAAACGAGCATCTCCGGCGGCAGTTTGCCGGACAAGCCAACATCGTGGGGCCCTGGATCCAGACCAAGATGGAG GAGATCGGGCGCATCTCCATCGAGATGAACGGAACGCTGGAGGATCAGCTCAGCCACCTCAAGGAATACGAGCGGAGCATCGTGGAATACAAACCCAACCTGGatctcctggagcagcagcatcagcTCATCCAGGAGGCCCTCATCTTCGACAACAAACACACCAACTTCACCATGGAG CACATCCgggtgggatgggagcagcTTCTCACCACCATCGCCCGAACCATCAACGAGGTGGAAAACCAGATCCTGACGCGCGACGCCAAAGGAATCAGTCAGGAGCAGATGCAGGAATTCCGCGCTTCCTTCAACCACTTCGATAAG GACCACGGCGGAGCGCTGGGCCCGGAGGAATTCAAAGCCTGTCTCATCAGTTTGGGATACGATGTGGAAAATGACCGGCAG AAGCGCACGGGAGGTGTGGACACGGATGACTTCCGAGCTCTCCTTGTCTCCGCCGGATGCAGCCTG GGCGACGCGGAATTCAACCGGATCATGAGCCTGGTGGATCCCAACAACAGCGGGATCGTCACCTTCCAGGCCTTCATCGACTTCATGTCCCGGGAAACCACCGACACGGATACAGCCGACCAGGTCATCGCCTCCTTCAAAGTCTTGGCCGGAGACAAG AACTACATCACGGCGGAGGAGCTGCGTCGGGAGCTGCCGCCGGAACAGGCGGAATACTGCATCGCTCGGATGGCTCCGTACCAGGGCCCGGACGCCATTCCGGGTGCTTTGGATTACAAATCCTTCTCCACGGCGCTCTACGGCGAGAGCGACCTCTGA